Proteins found in one Triticum aestivum cultivar Chinese Spring chromosome 4D, IWGSC CS RefSeq v2.1, whole genome shotgun sequence genomic segment:
- the LOC123099706 gene encoding ferroptosis suppressor protein 1: MLRCDGDRVVIVGGGIAGALLAKTLQNHADVVLIDPKEYFEIPWANVRAKVEPTVVERTVIPHADYLTDAKVVTASAVGVDDSVVLTSIGRTVGYDFLVIATGRTCTRPQSRSDRLEMFHRDKDRIAAASSVLIIGGGPIGVELAAEIIMDSPDKRVTLVHGGPRLLMVMSPRASAKALEWLRSKNVTVLLDQTIDIDLAGTGDGYDGQRDFTTSAGETVSADCHFVCTGRPVASGWLRGTFLGEYIDADGRLVVDEHLRVGRLKNVFAIGDITDVPEAKQGYLAQRHAMVVSRNLRLLLRSAGPEHKLHRYKASKAAITVTLGRRDAVSELPFMSLIGHIPGVVKPRDLYVSRTRRMMGIKGKNGES; this comes from the exons ATGCTGCGGTGCGACGGCGACCGCGTAGTCATTGTCGGCGGTGGCATCGCCGGCGCCCTCCTCGCCAAGACGCTCCAAAACCACGCCGACGTGGTCCTCATCGACCc GAAGGAGTACTTCGAGATCCCGTGGGCGAACGTGCGCGCCAAGGTGGAGCCGACGGTGGTGGAGCGCACCGTGATCCCGCACGCGGACTACCTCACCGACGCCAAGGTAGTGACGGCGTCGGCGGTCGGCGTCGATGACTCCGTCGTTCTCACCTCCATCGGTCGCACCGTAGGCTACGACTTCCTGGTCATCGCCACGGGCCGCACCTGCACCCGCCCCCAGAGCCGCTCCGACCGACTCGAGATGTTCCACCGCGACAAGGACCGgatcgccgccgcgagctccgtgcTCATCATCGGCGGCGGGCCCATCGGGGTCGAGCTCGCGGCGGAGATCATCATGGACAGCCCCGACAAACGCGTCACCCTCGTCCACGGCGGGCCTCGGCTGCTCATGGTGATGAGCCCCCGCGCGTCGGCCAAGGCGCTCGAGTGGCTCCGGTCCAAGAACGTCACCGTGCTGCTGGACCAGACCATCGACATAGACCTCGCCGGCACCGGCGACGGTTACGACGGACAGCGCGACTTCACGACGTCCGCCGGGGAGACGGTGTCCGCCGACTGCCACTTCGTGTGCACGGGCCGGCCCGTCGCGTCCGGGTGGCTGCGGGGCACGTTCCTCGGGGAATACATCGACGCCGACGGCAGGCTGGTGGTGGACGAGCACCTGCGCGTGGGCAGGCTCAAGAACGTGTTCGCCATCGGCGACATCACCGACGTGCCGGAGGCGAAGCAGGGGTACCTGGCGCAGCGGCACGCCATGGTGGTGTCCCGGAACCTGCGTCTGCTGCTCAGGTCCGCCGGGCCGGAGCATAAGCTGCACCGATACAAGGCTTCGAAGGCCGCCATCACCGTCACGCTCGGCCGCCGCGACGCGGTGTCGGAGCTGCCGTTCATGTCGCTCATCGGCCACATCCCCGGCGTCGTCAAGCCACGGGACCTCTACGTGTCGCGGACGCGAAGGATGATGGGGATAAAAGGTAAGAACGGGGAATCCTGA